A segment of the Deltaproteobacteria bacterium genome:
GACCAACACCCAACTCAAGAACGTGATGGCATTAGGCGTAATTCCAGTATTGGCACACCACCGAGTCACTACCCGTGCAGGGCGTGGCCACACCCACTTCGTCACCAGATCAGTGATACCTTTGTATGAGGCAGCAAAAATCCGTGCTTCGATCTCGGCAAGGTTCTCCGGTTGTACGGCAAACACATACGGTGGATCGGTCTTACGCAAGGTTGCGGTGTAGGCAGGAACCAAGTCCGTTGGGCGGACGAGATGCAATTCCGCAGCGTCCTCTCTCGCAAACGATCGGCTATTCAAGAGAGCGGTTGCGGTTGCCACATGAGGGGCAGTCACGTGCGCAGCAACCGTTTTTTCGCTATCGTTGGTCGTTGATGGTGTGACGAGCACCGTATCAGTTGACGTTACCAACGCTCTGACAAGTCGTTCATCAAATACGTAGTCGGAGCGAAAGAGAAGTAAAGAACCTGAGACAGGAACAGCTTCGAGAGTCGGACCGATGCTGATGTGGTCATTCGCAATTTCTGCGGCACATAAGGTCCGTCGCAAACGCTCTGCTGGTGTAATCCCCCACACGCGGACATGCACGTGCTGGGACTCTGTGACAATCCACGCATGCTTCGTTTCCTTCATCATCAGTGCCGTTCTTCTCCGTTCCAGTGCAGAGGTTGTATTATCATACGGGTAGACGACATGGTATAGGCTAAGATGCTCGTATGACTCACGACGTGTATACACTCGCTCATCTTTCAGATCTGCATGTCACTTCAGCCCGTGTGACCAATCCGCTTGTGTTGCTCAACAAGCGTATCCTGGGTTGGCTCTCATGGACCTTGCGACGACAGCACCTCTACCGCCCCGAAGTCTTGCAGACGCTCATCGCCGACTTACATCAGCAACCCCACGACTCGGTGGTTGTCACCGGCGATATCACCAACATCAGTCTTGAAGAAGAATTTTCTGCGGCAGTACCGTGGCTACGAAAGATAGGGACACCAGAAAAAGTCTTTATCATCCCAGGCAATCACGATGCGTATATTCCCGTGTCATACGAACGCTCGTGGAAACATTGGGAAGCGTATTTACAGTCGGATCAAGGGTTGTGGGAACCTTCGACACCAACCCTCTCCGCTCAGCCTGAGCGGAGTGTCAACGAAGTCGAAGGCCAAACGGCGAAAGCGTATTTGCCGTTTCCCACCGTTCGTATTCGCGAGCCAGTCGTACTGATCGGAGTGAACACAACTTTTCCGCCGGCGGCCTGGGATGCAGCGAATGGTTCCGTTGGTGCGCAACAACTACAGGAGCTCGAACAGTTACTACAGCGTTTCGCTACGACGGATCTTTGTCGTGTCGTGCTTATTCACCATCCTCCAGATGAAGCCGTTGAAGCTCGCCGTCGGTTAACAGACACGGCTGCCTTTTGTCAGGTCTTGCGAAGGGCAGGTGCAGAGCTGGTTCTGCATGGCCATCTGCATAAAACCGTACGGCGAAGCATTCCCGGTCCAACACACCCGATCCCTGTGATTGGTGTACGCTCCTCCTCCGCCATTGGTCATCGACCAAAACGTCGCGCTCAGTATCATTTGTACCGTATCGAACGGAACAACAATGGACAGAACGGCTCTCGTTTTCACATTCGTATGATCGTGCGCGCTTACAACCACCAGGCTCAGTGTTTCGTCGGCAAAAAGGAACTCACGTTGCAGACAGACGGAAGTTTTCGCTGAATAGGGTTAAGCCTCGACGGAAATACCACCTACCAACGGAAGAGCTTCGACCATAAAGAAAGGCCACTCTTTTCCTCCTCGGTCATGCACTTCTTGCATACGAATTGAGGCTCAGATCTCGCGCCTGATAGCACGGTCGCCTTTATCGGGAATAAACAACTCCGACACGCAGGCGTACGGCACCGTTGGCAGAGCCCTCCATCACGGGTTTCGAACTCTCGTTCGCAAACATGACAATGCCAGGGAATTGATTCCATTATCTTTGACCTTCTCGTGCCTTGAGAATCTGCGTCGCCATCGCCAAGTCATCAAGATTATCAACATCAATCGCGCATTCAGCGAATGGCATCTGCACGACTGCAACACGTGCACCGAGCACCCGTGAAGCACGGGGAATGGCAGCCTGAAGGTCAAGTCGTTTGAGCGCAAGTAACAAGAGGTTCGTCAAACCAAAGGTGCTAATCAAGCGCCAGGGACGTTTACGAAACTGCCCGGCATGTCCCCAGAACTGCGCAGCTGACGCGGCTTGAGGCGTGCACAGAGCAAACAGGTTGGTGCCGCAGAAACTTTCATCACGCAGTGGAATGAAGCTACGCTTCGAGTGCGGATACTGTTGACGAAAGACAGACGCCGCCATCACTCCAGCCACAACATCGGCACCACTTTCGGCTACTGCCGTACAAAAATAGCTCACCATTTCTGCCGTCAGTAGCGGATGATCCGCTGTCGTCACGATCAGTGGTTCGGACGGGGAAAGTGATTGAAAATAACCCAACACGCTCGCTGCTGGCGATGGCCCACTGGGATGCACCTGAATTGCACCACTTTCAACTAACGACTGCACTTCAGGAAGAGCATTGAGGATCGCTGGGTCATCAACACTGACAGCGATGCGTTTGACGTGCGGAGCTACGCGGACTTCACGTAACACCCGCACGATCATCGGAATGCCCGCAACCGGCGCGAGGATTTTATGGCTACAGCCTGCAGCGTGGGCTACCGGATCAGTCGGCCCTCGACGACCGGCAAGGATGAGAACAGTGAAGGTCTTCTCGTGTGGCATGAGCGCGGTATTATCAATGCCGCGCTCTCTCGGCCAGGGTGGGTTGACGCCTCACTACGAGGGACATACGTTTTCGCAATCCTTGTCCGTTTTGCCTTATCGAGGGGGTTACTTGCGCATTTGGATTGATGCCACGAATCCACAAAGTGAAATCCGCGTATTTGGCATGAGTTTGCTCGAACGCCAGCTACGAACGATTCTCCAGGCGCAGATTACTCCATCCGACGTTTGTATCTTGATACCTTCCGGTTCGGCTCCTCCTCCGTCGCTCCCAGCGGATCTCACACGCGCGCTTCCTTTACGTTGGGACCGGAAGGAAGGATCGCTCCACGAGCATCTCACCCGCACCGTCCAGAAGCCAAATAGCGAACCACTTCTTGCACTCGCCGCCGATGCGATAAGCGATGCGCGTTTGTTACAGTACCTGGCACAGCAATCAGGCTCACTTGCCGTTCACGGAGGCGAAGGAGCTGCACGAACAGCGATTCTGCGCCTCGAAGGAACGACACCGACCGGAGACACCCCAGAAGCCGGTCTCGTCGAACTCGCCGAGCACAATATCCCGCAAGGCGCTTGCCGAAGTGTTGCATTGACTGAGGTGCCAACATACATCAAGAAACTGCGGCGAGATTTTCCCGCCTATCTTTTTCGTATTCCTGATGATCCGAGCCGAGCGCAAGCTGAGCATTTTCTCTTCTGGTCCAACTATAAGGGCTCGACCGACTTTTTTACCAAGTATGTATACCCACCGTTAGTGTGGCGCATGGTACGCCCATTGGCGAGGTGGCGTGTTCATCCCAACGTCATTACCATTATCAGCGTGCTTCTTACCCTGGTCGCGGTTCCCTTGTATGCACACGCATACTGGCTGGCGGGCTTTCTCTGTTCTTACGGGATGAGCGTACTTGATTCGGTTGATGGTAAGCTCGCACGCCTCACTTTTCGCTCGTCGTGGTTTGGCAATATTCTTGATCACGGGACGGACCTCATTCATCCACCGCTCTGGTATTTTGGCTGGGCGTGGGCACTCGGCAACGGCGACCCGTCTTCGACGATTTTTCAAGCGACAATCTGGATGACCCTTTTCTATATTCTCGATCGCATCGTGACGCGAGTGATCACTGCCCGCACAGGTCGTTCGCTCTATTCTCGTACTCCCTTCGATACCCAGATGCGAACGTTCATCTCACGACGCAACATCAATCTCCCATTGTTCACGGTGGGATGGTTACTCGGTATTCTGTTACCAACTTTTGCGTTGATCATTGTGTGGCAGATTGTGACATTCGCCTATCACACTACTCGCCTCGTGCAGTTGTGGAATAATGGGCAGACGGACGATGGACAAACAGTAGAAGCAGCGGGATGACCGGAGAATGAATAGAACCCATTACTGTCCTCGACTTTTAATTTTTCATTTTTAATTCTCAACTATCTTCTTTGTTGTATGCGTCTGATACTCACCTTTGCCCGCATGTACCCCAAACAGAGCTTGATTACCTTGGGGTGTCTGCTGCTGGCCGCGGTGGCAGAAGGACTGGGGCTTTCTACCCTCCTTCCATTACTTGGCCTCGCCACCTCACAACCTGGCAGTGCAGAAGGAACGTTCACCAAAGGCTCATCTCCACTGAGCAGAATGATCGGCAATGCTTTGAGTGGTCTCGGCCTCGAACTGACGATTGGCACCCTCTTGATCGTCATCGTCGCCGCGATGTTCCTGAAAGCTGGCTTGATGTTACTGGCGCAGAAACGTGTCGGCTATACCGTAGCGAAGGTTGCCACGGATTTACGTCTCGCGCTCCTCCGCGCCGTGCTCAGTGCCCGTTGGAGCTATTATCTCCGGCAACCGGTCGGTGGATTCTCGAACGCCTTTGCCACTGAAGCCAACCGTGCTTCGCAGGCCTATCTGCATGGTGCCACGATCATGGCGCTCGTTCTGGAGACGTTGCTGTATTTGACCATCGCCGCGACGGTTTCCTGGCAATTCACTCTGAGTGCAGCCCTGGTTGGACTGTTGATCGTTGGCGGTTTGGGCGGCTTTGTGCGTATGACTCGTCGCGCTGGGAAACGACAGACTTCGCTCCTCAAGGCGCTTTTGGCTCGCCTCACAGATGTGCTCTTCGCGGTCAAGCCGTTGAAGGCAATGGCACGGGCAGACCTCATCGGGCACCTGCTCGAAAAGGAAACGCGCCAGCTCAACCGTGCTCTGCAACGTGATGTCGTCAGTAAAGAAGCCGTCAAAGCCTTACAAGAACCGCTGGTCGTCTCAGCGCTGGCAGGGGGATTGTACATCGCCCTCACCTTTTGGGCTCTGCCATTGAACAGTCTCATCATGATGGCATTGCTCTTCGGGCGCACCCTCAGCAGCATTAACAAGGTACAAAAGCAGTATCAACAAATGGTCGCGGGTGACAGCGCATTTTGGTCACTGCGCGAGACTATCGCTCGTGCCGAAGCAGAACGAGAGGATCTTCCTCCGGGTACCTCTCCGAGTTTGTGTCGAGAAATCTCGCTGCAAGATGTTACCTTGTCGTATGGCAATCATGTGGTGTTACGTAGCGCGTCTCTGCAGATTCCCGTTGGGCAGATCACAGCCATCATTGGTCCCTCAGGGGCAGGAAAAACCTCGATCGCAGATGTCATCGTTGGACTTATCCGCCCACAATCTGGGGAGGTCTTCTTGGACGACATGCCGTTACGGACAGTTGACCTGCGTGCCTGGCGACAAGCGGTTGGATACATGCCACAAGAAACGTTCCTGTTACATGAGAGTATTTTCACTAACGTCACATTAGGAGACCGCACCCTGACTGAAGACGGAGTCGAAGCAGCACTGCGTGCTGCCGAGGCCTGGGATTTTATTGCCCCCTTACCCGAGGGTATGCATACTCCCGTCGGTGAACGCGGAGCGCGTTTTTCTGGCGGGCAGCGACAGCGGATCGCCATCGCCCGCGCGCTCATCCACAAGCCACAACTACTGATCCTCGACGAGGCCACGGCTGCACTCGATCCAGCGAGTGAAGCCGCAATTTGTGAAACGGTTCGCAAGCTGCGTGGAACGATGACAATTCTGGTGATCTCTCATCAACCAGCACTTTTGCAGGTCGCTGATCTGGTCTACCGACTGGAAAATGGTAACCTCATAACTGTCGAGCATTCCCCGCAGGCGCTTAGCGCGTAGCGCTGTTCTTGCGTAGACCATGCGCTGTTTGATAAAACAAAAGGTGAGCGAATTCACGAAGACGAAGTTACTCTCCAATCAGTGAGCACAGACAGTGGTGAAAACGGATATTGTTTCAACCTCTGCCCCAACAGTGTGGGTCTTAGTTGACGATCGACCAGGGAACACAACGCAGCCTCTTGGGCTCGCCCATGCTCTCGGCTGGCCATTTACCATTAAAGAATTACACTTCACCGAGACTGCCGCTGTCTTGAAGTTCTTCCTTGGGCCGTATGCGGCAACGCGTTTCGGAGTAGATCACACCCGGTCAGCTCCACTGACGCCGCCCTGGCCACACATCATAATTGCGGCGGGATGGCGGCCTGCCCAAGTGGCCCGGTGGATACAACGGCAAAGCCGAGGCGCTACTCGGTTGGTGCAACTCGGACGTAAGGGTGGACACGTCGCAGGATTGTTTGATGTGGTGATTTCGTGCAGCTATTTTCACCAAACGCCTCACCCACAACGGCTTGAGACAATTGCACCATTGACGCGAATCTCTGCCGAACAACTGCAACAAGCAGCCCAGCACTG
Coding sequences within it:
- a CDS encoding metallophosphoesterase, which produces MTHDVYTLAHLSDLHVTSARVTNPLVLLNKRILGWLSWTLRRQHLYRPEVLQTLIADLHQQPHDSVVVTGDITNISLEEEFSAAVPWLRKIGTPEKVFIIPGNHDAYIPVSYERSWKHWEAYLQSDQGLWEPSTPTLSAQPERSVNEVEGQTAKAYLPFPTVRIREPVVLIGVNTTFPPAAWDAANGSVGAQQLQELEQLLQRFATTDLCRVVLIHHPPDEAVEARRRLTDTAAFCQVLRRAGAELVLHGHLHKTVRRSIPGPTHPIPVIGVRSSSAIGHRPKRRAQYHLYRIERNNNGQNGSRFHIRMIVRAYNHQAQCFVGKKELTLQTDGSFR
- a CDS encoding CDP-alcohol phosphatidyltransferase family protein, which codes for MPATGARILWLQPAAWATGSVGPRRPARMRTVKVFSCGMSAVLSMPRSLGQGGLTPHYEGHTFSQSLSVLPYRGGYLRIWIDATNPQSEIRVFGMSLLERQLRTILQAQITPSDVCILIPSGSAPPPSLPADLTRALPLRWDRKEGSLHEHLTRTVQKPNSEPLLALAADAISDARLLQYLAQQSGSLAVHGGEGAARTAILRLEGTTPTGDTPEAGLVELAEHNIPQGACRSVALTEVPTYIKKLRRDFPAYLFRIPDDPSRAQAEHFLFWSNYKGSTDFFTKYVYPPLVWRMVRPLARWRVHPNVITIISVLLTLVAVPLYAHAYWLAGFLCSYGMSVLDSVDGKLARLTFRSSWFGNILDHGTDLIHPPLWYFGWAWALGNGDPSSTIFQATIWMTLFYILDRIVTRVITARTGRSLYSRTPFDTQMRTFISRRNINLPLFTVGWLLGILLPTFALIIVWQIVTFAYHTTRLVQLWNNGQTDDGQTVEAAG
- a CDS encoding ABC transporter ATP-binding protein translates to MRLILTFARMYPKQSLITLGCLLLAAVAEGLGLSTLLPLLGLATSQPGSAEGTFTKGSSPLSRMIGNALSGLGLELTIGTLLIVIVAAMFLKAGLMLLAQKRVGYTVAKVATDLRLALLRAVLSARWSYYLRQPVGGFSNAFATEANRASQAYLHGATIMALVLETLLYLTIAATVSWQFTLSAALVGLLIVGGLGGFVRMTRRAGKRQTSLLKALLARLTDVLFAVKPLKAMARADLIGHLLEKETRQLNRALQRDVVSKEAVKALQEPLVVSALAGGLYIALTFWALPLNSLIMMALLFGRTLSSINKVQKQYQQMVAGDSAFWSLRETIARAEAEREDLPPGTSPSLCREISLQDVTLSYGNHVVLRSASLQIPVGQITAIIGPSGAGKTSIADVIVGLIRPQSGEVFLDDMPLRTVDLRAWRQAVGYMPQETFLLHESIFTNVTLGDRTLTEDGVEAALRAAEAWDFIAPLPEGMHTPVGERGARFSGGQRQRIAIARALIHKPQLLILDEATAALDPASEAAICETVRKLRGTMTILVISHQPALLQVADLVYRLENGNLITVEHSPQALSA